TCAGCGACCTCGAAGTGAGGCGGGCCACGCTGGAAGAGGCGTATTTGCAACTCACCGGGCCGCAGGACATGACAGCTGTCACCCGCAGCGCCTGACACCCGGCACTGCGCCCTGGCCGGCGCCGACAGGAAGATGTTCTCAGCAACGCCCACTCCCGTTTCGTTCTGAAAAACACAGCCTGCGCCCACCGCGCTCCCAAGGAGAACCCACCATGACCACCCTGCCCAATGTTCCTGCCCGCCGCACCTCCGCCCTCCCAGTTCTGGCACAGTTGACCCTGGGCGAGCTGCGCCGCCTGTTGCGGAGTCCGATGTTTACGGTCGGGGCCATCGGCTTTCCGGTGATGTTCTTTGCGCTGTTCGGGCTGCCCGCCGTTCAGGAGTACGGGGCGACTGACCCCCACGTCGGGCCGGTCATCCTGACGCAGTTCGCGGCCTATTCGCTGCTGAGTCTCGCTCTGTTCAGTTTCGGGGCGGCGGTCGCCACTGAGCGCAGCGGGGGCTGGTTGCGGCTGCTGCGCTCCTCGCCTTTGCCGGTGCCGCTGTACTTCGTGAGCAAGACGCTGGCGGCGCTCGCGTTCGGGGCGGTGAGCTTGGCCCTGCTCTACGCCTTCGCTCATTTCGCTGGCGGGGTCACGCTGCCGCTGGGACTCGCGCTGCTGCTCGCCGGCAAGCTGCTGCTGGGCATGATTCCGCTGGTCGCGCTGGGGCTGTGCATCGGGTTTCTGGCGAGTCCACAGGCGGCGCAGATTCTGGCGAATATCCTGAGCGTCGTGATGTCATTCGCTTCGGGGCTCTTTGTGCCGCTTGATCAGCTGCCTGGATTTGTGCAGCAGATCGCCCCCCTGCTGCCGGCCTACCACGTCAGTCAAATCGCCACGAACACGGTCAGTGGACAGACGGCCAGCGAGCCGGCGCACTGGCTGGCGCTGGCGGCCTTCACCCTGGTCTTCGGCACCCTGGCGGTCTGGGGGCTCAAGCGTGACGAAAGCCGCGAGGGTTGAGGAGTGCCGCGCCTCCCCGCCTCATCCCCGCTGAAGAACTGGCGCCTGCCTCAGCGCAGGCCGCAGTTCTGGGACCTGTTCCCGCTGCTGTGGTTGGTCTGGTTGGTCTAGCCCATTCAGGCCTTTACCGGGCAGCCGCGCCCTTGGTCCGAGCAGGTGCTGTTCTGGGGAACCCTGGTTGCGTTCGTCGCCGTCTACGTTTTTACTTTTGGCAAGCGCGACCCCGACGACCGCTGGGCTTATGTTGGCTGGCTGTCGGCCCTCCTGATGTGGGCGCTGGGAGACTGGCTGTATGGGCCGAGCGCCCTGAGTTTCCTGGTCTACGGCGGCAGCCTCATCGGCTGGCAGCGGCGGCAGTGGGTGGCCCTGGGCGGCGCGGCCATCAACGCCCTTTTGATGGTGGGCCGGCTCCTCACGTTGCCGGAGAGGTCGCAGGGTGACTTCATCTTTCTCCTTTTCATTCTGGCATCGGCCTATGCCAATCACGCCACCTACCGCGGCCTGCGGGCCCGGCGCCGGCTGGCCCAGGTGCAACTGGAAAAGGAAAAGCTGGCCGCCGACGCCGAGCGTGAGCGCATTGCCCGTGACCTGCACGACCTGCTCGGCCACACCCTGAGCGTCATCGTGCTCAAGAGCGAGCTCGCCGGCAAACTCGCCGAAAAACACCCCCAGCGCGCCGCCGCCGAAATCCGCGAGGTCGAGCGCATCTCGCGCGAGGCGCTCTCCGAAGTGCGCGCCGCCGTGCAGGGTTACCGGGGCAGCGGGCTGGCCGCCGAACTCGCCCGCGCCAAGGTGGCCCTCGACGCGGCGGGGATTCGGCTGGTCATCACCGACACCCTGCCGGAACTTCCCGCCGACCTCGAAAGCACCCTGGCGATGGTGCTGCGCGAGGCGGTCACCAACGTGGTGCGGCACTCCGGCGCCTCCGAGTTGCGCCTGACCCTGCGCGGGCAGGCAAACGGCTTTCAGTTGACCTTGCAGGACGATGGCCGGGGCGGCGACGCGCCCGAGGGCACCGGCCTGAACTCCATGCGTGAGAGACTGCGCGCCATGGGCGGAACCTTTGAACGCGACGGGCACACGGGAACGCGTCTGCAAGCCTTCGTGCCGCTGAGTGCCGGAACTGCCGGGCTCAAGGCCCCTGAGCTGCTGGAGAAAACGTCGTGACCCTGCCAGAGACGGGCGCGGGGTCTTCGCCCATTCGGGTGCTGCTGGCCGAGGACCAGACCCTGGTGCTGGGGGCGCTCGCCGCGCTGCTTTCGCTCGAAGACGACCTGGACGTGGTCGGCACGGCGGCGGACGGGGCAGAGGCGCTGATGCAGGTGCATACGCTGCGGCCCGACGTTCTGGTGACCGACATCGAGATGCCCCGGCTCAGCGGCCTCGACCTCGCGGAGCGGGTGCGGCAGGAAGCGCCCCAGACGCGGGTGGTCATCGTGACGACCTTCACGCGGGCGGGCTACCTGCGCCGGGCCCTGGACGCTGGTGCGCGGGGATATCTGCTCAAAGACGCTCCTTCGCACGAACTGGCAGACGCCATTCGCCGGGTTCACGCGGGTGGGCGGGCCATAGACGCAGGCCTCGCCGAGGAAATCTGGGATGCCCAGAGCCCGTTGACCGAGCGTGAAATCCAGGTGTTGCGGGCCGCTGAAACTGGGAGGAGTACTGCTGCCATCGCTGCCGAACTTGGCATCGGTGTAGGAACGGTGCGAAATTACCTCTCCGAAGCCATCGGCAAACTCGGCGCCGAGAACCGGGCCGAGGCGGCGCGAAAGGCGCGGGAGCGGGGCTGGCTCTGAAGTGTGGACTGGGGCTCAACCGTGATTACCCCGCCCGGCACGCCCGCTGCACCGCGTCGCTCAGACTCGCCAGGGTGGGCTGCTCGGCCAGAATCAGGCGGGTAAATCCGGCTTCGCGGGCGGCGAGTTCGGTCTGCGGGCCAATGACGGCGGCGGTAAAACTGGTGCCCGCCACCTGCGCGAGTGCGCGCGCTCCCACCGCCGAGGCCAGAGTCACCACTTGCGCCTCCTGCAACTGCTCGCGCTGGGCCGGGGTCAGCTCGCTGAGTTCGCTGCGGTAGGCTTCGGCGGCCACGTATTCGATGCCCCGCGCGCTCAACGCCATTTCGAGCACCGCGTCGGTGTCCTGCGAGCCGACGTGCAGCGCAACTTCACCGGGCGCGGCGGGCAGTTCGGCCCCGAGGTGGCGCGAGCCGGAGCGCGTGGGGACGAAATCGGGAGCGAGGCCGTACTCGCGTAGAGTCCAGGCGGTGCCGCTGCCCACGGCAGCGATGCGGGCGCGGGCCAGCACCCGCAAGTCACGCCCAGCGGCGAGCAGTGTCCGCGCGAGTGCCCGCACTGCCTGTTCGCTTGTCAGGAGCACCCAGCCATCGAAGCCGTTCAGGGCGCCCACCAGTGTGCGCGGGCTGCTGGCCGGCACGAAACGGAGCAGCGGAATCTCGCTGACCTGGGCGCCGCGTCCGCTGAGCAGGGCCGCGAGTTCGCTGCCCGTCTGTTCGCGGGTGCGGGTAACGGCCACCTGCGCGCCTTGCAGCGGCAGCGGCGCCGGGCAAAACCAGTCGAGGTCGTCGTGCAGCGCGGCCACCGCACCCACCACGGTCACGGCGGGCGCGCCCAAGCCGGCCTCGGCTGCCCGTTGCGCCAGCGTGCCGAGGGTCGCGCGCACCGTGCGCTGCTGCGGCGTGCTCGCCCACTGCACAGCGGCGGCGGGGGTCTGCGGGTCACGGCCCGCCGCGATCAGGTCCGCCGTAATCTGCGGCAGGTGCCGCACGCCCATCAGAAACACCAGCGTGTCCACCCCGGCGATCTCGGCATAGGCGGCGGGCCCGTGCCGGTCGGTGCCGGTCAGCACGGCGAAGCTGCGGCTCAGCCCCCGGTGCGTGACCGGAATCCCCGCGTAGGCTGCCGCTGCCACGGCGCTGCTCACCCCTGGCACGATTTCGCACGGCACCCCGGCGGCCCGGCACGCCAGCGCCTCCTCGCCCCCGCGCCCGAAGACAAAGGGGTCGCCCCCCTTGAGCCGCACCACCCGCTGTCCGCCGCCCGCGAGCGCCTCGCGCACGATCAGGTCGTTGATGTCTTCCTGCTTGGCTGAGGGCAGGAACCCGCGTTTGCCCACTTCTACCACCCGCGCCTGGGGGCAGTGCGCCAGCAGCGCCGGGCTGACGAGCGCGTCGGTCAGCACCACGTCCGCCTGCGCCAGCACCTCGCGGGCACGCAGCGTGAGCAGGCCGGGGTCACCGGGGCCGGCCCCCACCAGCGAAACGAAAGGAGCGGGCAGCGCGGCAGGCAACGAAACTTCAGACATGGGTGACTTCTCCTTGTGCGGGGGTCTCCTGATGAGAACCCAATTCTTCACGAACGGCGGCGACCAGCAGCGTGCAGGCCTCGGGGCAGGGGAGGGCTTGCGGGTCGCCCGTCAGAAAGGTCGCGCTGAGCGGCTCGCCCGCCCACAGCGGCGTGCGGAGGCAGCTTGCGCAGGTTTTGTGCCGCGCCTGCGCCACTTGCGCGGGGCTGGCGCGCCTAACTGCCGCGTACAGTCCGCTTTGCCGCTCGGCAGTGTCGGTCCAGGGAATGACCGGCAGGGTGCCGTTCTCCCAGGCATAGGCTTCCTCCAGCACAGCAGGATAAACCGCGTGCAGGGCGGCCCGCAGCTCACTGGTTTCCACTTCGGCCCACCAGCCGCGCGGCAGCGAGCGCTGGGTGCGAATCGGGCGGTGGGTGCCGTCCGCTGTGCGACCCGTCCAGGCCGATAGGTCACTGAGGGCTACCGTCGTCAAATCGGTGCGGCCTGCGTCCACTTGGGAGCGCAAGTCACAGCGTCCATCGGGAAGAGGCGTGACTTGCAATTCACCCACGGCGAGGCCAGCTTCACCACTTGAGGCGCGGAGCAGGGCCGCACCCGCCGCCCGCCACGCGGGTTCCTCGGGGCTGAGGGGCGCGTCCAGGCTGTCTTCCACCAGCCGCACAATCACGCGGGTCACGGCCGGGTGCGTGCCCACCGGACGGCTGTAAAAGACCCGGCGCGGTCCGCCCGGCAGCTCTGGAAACTCTGTCACGGCCCCAGTCAGGCCGAGGTCGTGCGGGATGGTGTCCTGGGTGTGCCAGCCCTCGGAGGCGAAAAACGGCACGATCACCACGTCGGGCGCCCGGGTCAGCGCGGCCCAGTCGTCCACGCGCGGGGCTTGGTCGAGATACAGCGCCTGCACCTCGGCAAAGCGTCCACGGCCACGCAGGGCAGCGGCGGCCTGTTCGATGGCCTGCTGGCTCTGGCGGTCGCGCCCAGTGCCGTGGCCGAGGACCACCAGCGCGGTGCGGGCGGGGTCCCACTCGCCGCACACCTCGGCGGCCCGCGCGGCGATGACTTCGGCCATATCGGGATGCACGCCGTAAGGCCGGGTGTAGTGCACGCGGTGGCCATCTATCACCGCAGTCAGGCCCCCCGGCGGCACCGGCCCACGCCACTCAAAGCCGAGTTCGCGCGGGATGACGGTGCCGGTGAAATACCCCTCCGACACGAACAGCGGCACCACCGTCACGTCACGGAAGCGGGCGAGGCGCAGCAGTTGCCGCAGCGAGGGCTCCTCTTTCCAGGAGCCTTCCAGCACTTCGTCGAACAGCCCCTGTGCCCGCACTGCCCGGGCGTGACGGCGCACTGCCGCCGCCGAATCCGCGTTCAGATGCGACCCATGACCGAGCAGAATGAGGGTTCGGCCACCATTGGCGGCTGTACCCGTCGAGACAACTTCAAGTTGTTGACTTGTTTTGTCCACAATGGAAGTTTACATTTTTGATCAACCAAAGGCCCTGCGCCGCTGGGCAGTTGTCCAGGCGAGGCTTTGCCCCCTCTTTCGCCGCTTTCTCTGGAGCCGCCATGTCCGATATCGAAGCCCTGAAAAAAGAATTGCCCCCGTTCCAGATTTTCGACCTGATTCCCCAGTACGCCGCCGCCGGGCAAATCGACCCCGAGAAAATCGACCTGCTGAAGTGGGCCGGCGTCTACCCCCAGCGCCCGCAGGAAGACGGCTTCCTGATGATGCGCGTGAAGGTGCCCACCGCCGAGCTGCACACTGACGCTCTGCGGGTCGTGGCCGGCATCTCCGAGGACTTCGGGCGCGGGCTGCTCGACGTGACCGACCGTCAGGCCTTCCAGTTCCACTGGCTGCGGATTCAGGACATTCCCGAGATTCTGGACCGGCTGGAAACGGTGGGCCTGCACACCAAGGGGGCCTGCGGCGACACCGTGCGCGCCGTGATCGCCTCGCCGCTGGCCGGCCTCGACGCCCGCGAGAAGATCGACGTGCGCCCGCTCGCCGCCGCGATGGAAGGCACCCTCAGCGGCAACCACGACTTCGAGGACCTGCCGCGCAAATTCAAGATCAGCATCACCGCCACCCCCGAGCTCGAAGGCATTCACCTCATCAACGACATCGGTTTTCTGGCCCATGAGGTCGATGGCGAAATTGGGTTCGACGTGTGGGTGGGCGGTGGCCTGGGCGCAGTCCCTCACCTCGCCGAGCGGCTGGGCGTGTTCATCCGGCCCGATGAAGTGGTCGAAGTGGGCCGCGCCATCGTCGGAGCGTACCGCGACCACGGCTACCGGGTGAACCGCAAAAAGAGCCGCCTGAAGTACCTCATCAAGGACCTCGGCCCG
The nucleotide sequence above comes from Deinococcus radiodurans R1 = ATCC 13939 = DSM 20539. Encoded proteins:
- a CDS encoding ABC transporter permease → MTTLPNVPARRTSALPVLAQLTLGELRRLLRSPMFTVGAIGFPVMFFALFGLPAVQEYGATDPHVGPVILTQFAAYSLLSLALFSFGAAVATERSGGWLRLLRSSPLPVPLYFVSKTLAALAFGAVSLALLYAFAHFAGGVTLPLGLALLLAGKLLLGMIPLVALGLCIGFLASPQAAQILANILSVVMSFASGLFVPLDQLPGFVQQIAPLLPAYHVSQIATNTVSGQTASEPAHWLALAAFTLVFGTLAVWGLKRDESREG
- a CDS encoding sensor histidine kinase; this encodes MLFWGTLVAFVAVYVFTFGKRDPDDRWAYVGWLSALLMWALGDWLYGPSALSFLVYGGSLIGWQRRQWVALGGAAINALLMVGRLLTLPERSQGDFIFLLFILASAYANHATYRGLRARRRLAQVQLEKEKLAADAERERIARDLHDLLGHTLSVIVLKSELAGKLAEKHPQRAAAEIREVERISREALSEVRAAVQGYRGSGLAAELARAKVALDAAGIRLVITDTLPELPADLESTLAMVLREAVTNVVRHSGASELRLTLRGQANGFQLTLQDDGRGGDAPEGTGLNSMRERLRAMGGTFERDGHTGTRLQAFVPLSAGTAGLKAPELLEKTS
- a CDS encoding response regulator transcription factor is translated as MTLPETGAGSSPIRVLLAEDQTLVLGALAALLSLEDDLDVVGTAADGAEALMQVHTLRPDVLVTDIEMPRLSGLDLAERVRQEAPQTRVVIVTTFTRAGYLRRALDAGARGYLLKDAPSHELADAIRRVHAGGRAIDAGLAEEIWDAQSPLTEREIQVLRAAETGRSTAAIAAELGIGVGTVRNYLSEAIGKLGAENRAEAARKARERGWL
- the cobA gene encoding uroporphyrinogen-III C-methyltransferase, with product MSEVSLPAALPAPFVSLVGAGPGDPGLLTLRAREVLAQADVVLTDALVSPALLAHCPQARVVEVGKRGFLPSAKQEDINDLIVREALAGGGQRVVRLKGGDPFVFGRGGEEALACRAAGVPCEIVPGVSSAVAAAAYAGIPVTHRGLSRSFAVLTGTDRHGPAAYAEIAGVDTLVFLMGVRHLPQITADLIAAGRDPQTPAAAVQWASTPQQRTVRATLGTLAQRAAEAGLGAPAVTVVGAVAALHDDLDWFCPAPLPLQGAQVAVTRTREQTGSELAALLSGRGAQVSEIPLLRFVPASSPRTLVGALNGFDGWVLLTSEQAVRALARTLLAAGRDLRVLARARIAAVGSGTAWTLREYGLAPDFVPTRSGSRHLGAELPAAPGEVALHVGSQDTDAVLEMALSARGIEYVAAEAYRSELSELTPAQREQLQEAQVVTLASAVGARALAQVAGTSFTAAVIGPQTELAAREAGFTRLILAEQPTLASLSDAVQRACRAG
- a CDS encoding CbiX/SirB N-terminal domain-containing protein; translation: MDKTSQQLEVVSTGTAANGGRTLILLGHGSHLNADSAAAVRRHARAVRAQGLFDEVLEGSWKEEPSLRQLLRLARFRDVTVVPLFVSEGYFTGTVIPRELGFEWRGPVPPGGLTAVIDGHRVHYTRPYGVHPDMAEVIAARAAEVCGEWDPARTALVVLGHGTGRDRQSQQAIEQAAAALRGRGRFAEVQALYLDQAPRVDDWAALTRAPDVVIVPFFASEGWHTQDTIPHDLGLTGAVTEFPELPGGPRRVFYSRPVGTHPAVTRVIVRLVEDSLDAPLSPEEPAWRAAGAALLRASSGEAGLAVGELQVTPLPDGRCDLRSQVDAGRTDLTTVALSDLSAWTGRTADGTHRPIRTQRSLPRGWWAEVETSELRAALHAVYPAVLEEAYAWENGTLPVIPWTDTAERQSGLYAAVRRASPAQVAQARHKTCASCLRTPLWAGEPLSATFLTGDPQALPCPEACTLLVAAVREELGSHQETPAQGEVTHV